A stretch of Armatimonadia bacterium DNA encodes these proteins:
- a CDS encoding SulP family inorganic anion transporter has product MASPVKEVGEQRRPLGRLESWMPLLAVLRRYEKSWLRGDIGAGLALVTVAVPIGLAYSQLAGVPPVVGLWATILPMVVYAFLGSSRQLVVGPDSATAALVGAVVAPLASDPQQRIPLVAMLSLMVGAISIAAGVARVGFVADFLAKPVLVGYLNGVAITIVTGQLGKVLGYTASGGGFFRLAYDLLRKLDQTHWPTLAVGVAALLLLAAGRRLIPRFPMPLLVVVLGIVASRLLNLQAAGVAVTGTVPTGLPPFGFPVVPPEQMAVLAAGALGVALMSFSSGILTARSFANRGGYTLNANREFISIGAANLGAGLSQGFAISGADSRTAVVDANGGKTQVAQLVGAVGVALVLLFVTGPLAYLPTAALAAIVITAVIHLFEWETITWFRRVSRPEFRLTVITTLGVITVGMAPGVLVAAILSLIGLLARASRPSDAILGTLPGLRGHVDVAEFPQAVTIPGVLAYRFDASVVYFNAPYFSSRVRQVISSSHDLEWFVLDAEAMALIDTTGSDALEEVRRSLVAAGKTMALARARGKFLEMLVRTGFVDRLGKDYVFGTVEEAEKAFLRIDHARGQEEAGK; this is encoded by the coding sequence ATGGCATCACCAGTGAAGGAGGTCGGGGAGCAGCGCAGACCTCTTGGCCGGCTGGAGTCGTGGATGCCCTTACTGGCGGTGCTGCGCCGCTACGAGAAGTCCTGGCTGCGCGGCGACATCGGAGCCGGGTTGGCACTTGTGACCGTCGCGGTGCCGATTGGTCTGGCGTACTCCCAGCTCGCCGGTGTCCCGCCCGTCGTCGGCCTCTGGGCGACGATCCTGCCGATGGTGGTGTACGCCTTCCTGGGGTCGTCGCGCCAGCTCGTCGTAGGACCCGACTCCGCAACGGCTGCGCTGGTTGGGGCCGTCGTCGCTCCCCTGGCGAGTGACCCTCAACAGCGGATCCCGCTGGTGGCTATGTTGTCGCTCATGGTCGGGGCCATCAGCATCGCCGCCGGTGTCGCCCGCGTCGGCTTCGTCGCCGACTTCCTCGCCAAACCCGTACTCGTCGGCTACCTCAACGGTGTCGCTATCACCATCGTCACCGGGCAGTTGGGCAAGGTTCTCGGCTATACCGCCTCCGGCGGCGGCTTTTTCCGATTGGCCTACGACCTCCTCCGCAAGCTCGACCAGACACACTGGCCAACCCTCGCCGTGGGCGTCGCAGCCCTTCTTCTACTGGCGGCCGGCAGGCGGCTGATTCCCCGCTTCCCCATGCCCTTGCTCGTGGTGGTGTTGGGCATAGTGGCGTCCCGTCTGCTGAATCTGCAGGCCGCTGGAGTCGCCGTAACCGGCACCGTGCCCACCGGTCTTCCACCCTTCGGCTTCCCTGTGGTGCCGCCCGAACAGATGGCAGTCCTCGCCGCAGGAGCCCTGGGTGTCGCCCTGATGAGCTTCAGCAGCGGCATCCTGACAGCCCGCAGCTTCGCCAACCGGGGCGGCTACACCCTCAACGCGAACCGGGAGTTCATCAGCATCGGCGCGGCCAACCTTGGTGCCGGACTGTCTCAGGGCTTCGCCATTAGTGGCGCGGATTCGCGCACGGCAGTGGTCGATGCGAACGGCGGCAAGACTCAGGTGGCCCAACTGGTCGGAGCCGTCGGCGTGGCCCTTGTGCTGCTCTTCGTGACCGGCCCTCTGGCATACCTGCCGACTGCGGCCCTGGCCGCCATCGTCATTACGGCCGTCATCCACCTGTTCGAGTGGGAGACCATCACCTGGTTCCGGCGTGTCTCGCGACCCGAGTTCCGGCTCACGGTGATCACGACACTGGGGGTCATCACCGTCGGGATGGCGCCCGGCGTGCTGGTGGCGGCCATCCTCTCACTGATCGGGTTGCTGGCCCGAGCTTCGCGGCCGTCGGACGCGATCCTAGGTACCCTCCCCGGCCTGCGCGGTCATGTCGATGTTGCGGAGTTCCCGCAGGCAGTGACCATCCCCGGGGTCTTGGCCTACCGATTCGATGCCTCGGTGGTCTACTTCAACGCGCCCTACTTCAGTTCGCGGGTGCGCCAGGTGATCAGCAGCAGCCATGACCTGGAGTGGTTCGTGCTGGACGCCGAAGCCATGGCCCTGATTGACACGACGGGGAGCGATGCCCTCGAGGAGGTCCGGCGCAGCCTTGTTGCCGCCGGGAAGACAATGGCCCTCGCGCGGGCCAGGGGCAAGTTCCTCGAGATGCTGGTGCGCACGGGTTTCGTCGACCGACTGGGCAAGGACTACGTGTTCGGGACGGTCGAGGAAGCCGAGAAGGCCTTCCTGCGCATCGACCATGCCCGCGGTCAGGAGGAGGCCGGGAAGTGA
- a CDS encoding response regulator, producing MEQAESTVFVVDDDEAVCRSLKRLLRALGWKVEAFASAEQFLTAPRPRSPACLVLDLELPGRTGLELQEALRSSAIDLPVVFITGHGDIPIAVRAMRAGAISFLLKPLIERDLLDAIEEALASSSERANRAQERAEVCRRIECLTPRQLQVMRLVIRGMLNKQIAAALHIAEKTVKVHRSRMMQVMQVDSVAELVRLAAKAEPGLESSVAVGAACHS from the coding sequence GTGGAGCAGGCAGAGAGCACGGTGTTCGTCGTCGATGACGACGAGGCGGTCTGCCGTTCACTGAAGAGATTGCTGCGTGCCCTTGGCTGGAAGGTGGAGGCTTTCGCCTCGGCCGAGCAGTTCCTCACGGCACCGCGTCCCAGGTCTCCCGCATGTCTGGTCCTCGATCTTGAGTTGCCTGGCCGTACCGGTCTGGAGTTGCAGGAGGCCCTGCGCAGCAGCGCCATCGACCTTCCCGTCGTCTTCATCACCGGCCACGGTGACATCCCGATCGCGGTCAGGGCGATGCGGGCCGGCGCGATTAGCTTCCTCCTCAAGCCGCTCATTGAGCGGGATCTGCTGGATGCCATCGAGGAGGCCCTGGCGTCCAGTTCCGAGCGCGCCAATCGGGCCCAGGAGAGGGCGGAGGTCTGCCGGCGGATCGAGTGCCTCACCCCGCGGCAGCTCCAGGTCATGCGCCTCGTCATCCGTGGCATGCTCAACAAGCAGATTGCCGCAGCACTCCACATTGCCGAGAAGACGGTCAAGGTGCACCGCTCGCGTATGATGCAGGTGATGCAGGTCGACTCCGTGGCTGAGCTGGTCCGTCTGGCAGCCAAGGCCGAACCCGGTCTGGAGTCGTCTGTGGCCGTAGGCGCTGCGTGTCATAGCTGA
- a CDS encoding glycoside hydrolase family 99-like domain-containing protein, whose protein sequence is MSLRLSPFAANLRVAWIPALVALGTVAPCSEPVVWQGDGVPEPKSVQTDVTLGVYIFPGWYRDTGRGDYPYRTHDEDSEWRAVARKPAPRPLLGFYDDSLPEVNDWHIKWALEHGVSFFCFDWYWNAGEHRLLRSLEEGFLKSRYCNLMKFCIHWCNHGLDWQGRPGGRPADADFQPPALVEMINYMADKYFSRPNYLTVDGRPVLVIWDTAAVLQANGGPEGFARAIDAMNQALRAKGMKDLYLIAMGTARQNETAGFSGMTGYGYYGTDYDSQYEWRGGYSIPYDDTVKHYETTWKGITARPGLPYLLPIGTNWDSRPRHSERAAVIRDKSPEKFARMCRASLNYIDKRLNMAIIEAWNEWGEGSFLEPDKQWGFGFLDALRGVYTKAPEPHTDYVPSPDKIASFSVLHGEELAKAAEMEKQPYPDPPLSTRKVNWQVDQSLPTGPTLKAWEFADRGSEGWIAYQVKPFAVVDGVLTTEATGDDPQLIVDNVGVGVAQLACVAMRVRVPEGVSTCQLFYTTTADPNMTADKCMTFPLAPDGAWHTYQITQDPEGKWTGTLKILRLDMGGAGDKIELDWVRLVGK, encoded by the coding sequence ATGTCGCTGCGTCTCAGCCCGTTTGCGGCCAACCTGAGAGTCGCCTGGATACCGGCCCTGGTCGCCCTCGGCACCGTGGCCCCGTGTTCCGAGCCTGTCGTCTGGCAAGGCGACGGTGTCCCTGAGCCCAAGTCGGTGCAGACCGACGTGACCCTCGGCGTCTACATCTTCCCCGGCTGGTACCGCGACACCGGCAGAGGCGACTACCCGTATCGCACCCATGACGAGGACAGCGAGTGGCGTGCGGTCGCCCGGAAGCCTGCACCTCGCCCGCTCCTGGGCTTCTACGATGACTCCCTCCCCGAGGTCAACGACTGGCACATCAAGTGGGCGCTTGAGCACGGTGTGTCCTTCTTCTGCTTCGACTGGTACTGGAACGCCGGTGAGCACCGGCTTCTGCGTTCTCTGGAAGAGGGCTTCCTGAAGTCCCGCTACTGCAACCTGATGAAGTTCTGCATCCACTGGTGCAACCACGGGCTGGACTGGCAGGGCCGTCCGGGAGGCAGACCGGCTGACGCAGACTTCCAGCCTCCCGCCCTGGTCGAGATGATCAACTACATGGCGGACAAGTACTTCAGCCGTCCGAACTACCTCACTGTTGATGGACGCCCGGTCCTGGTGATCTGGGACACGGCGGCCGTCCTCCAGGCCAACGGCGGTCCCGAGGGCTTTGCCAGGGCCATCGACGCCATGAACCAGGCTCTGCGGGCGAAGGGGATGAAAGACCTCTACCTCATCGCCATGGGCACCGCGAGACAGAATGAGACCGCCGGGTTCAGCGGCATGACCGGCTACGGCTACTACGGAACGGACTACGACTCCCAGTACGAGTGGCGCGGCGGCTACAGCATCCCCTACGACGACACGGTCAAGCACTACGAGACCACCTGGAAGGGAATCACCGCCAGGCCCGGCTTGCCCTACCTGCTTCCGATTGGCACCAACTGGGACAGCCGCCCACGGCACAGTGAGAGGGCGGCCGTCATCCGCGACAAGAGCCCGGAGAAGTTTGCCCGGATGTGCCGCGCCAGCCTCAACTACATCGACAAGCGCCTCAACATGGCGATCATCGAGGCCTGGAATGAGTGGGGCGAGGGCAGCTTCCTGGAGCCCGACAAGCAGTGGGGCTTCGGCTTCCTCGATGCGCTCCGCGGCGTCTACACCAAGGCTCCCGAACCGCATACCGACTACGTGCCGAGCCCTGACAAGATCGCTTCCTTCAGTGTGCTGCACGGCGAGGAGCTGGCGAAGGCAGCCGAGATGGAGAAGCAGCCCTACCCCGATCCGCCCTTGTCCACGCGGAAGGTCAACTGGCAGGTCGACCAGTCCCTTCCCACCGGGCCGACGCTGAAGGCCTGGGAGTTCGCCGATCGTGGGAGCGAGGGCTGGATCGCCTACCAGGTCAAGCCCTTTGCCGTCGTCGACGGTGTCCTGACAACCGAGGCGACAGGAGACGACCCGCAGCTTATCGTGGACAACGTGGGAGTCGGAGTGGCGCAACTGGCGTGTGTGGCGATGCGGGTGCGCGTACCCGAGGGTGTATCAACCTGTCAGCTCTTCTACACGACCACCGCCGACCCGAACATGACGGCCGACAAGTGCATGACCTTCCCGCTGGCACCGGACGGCGCATGGCACACTTACCAGATCACGCAGGATCCTGAGGGCAAGTGGACCGGGACGCTGAAGATCCTCCGCCTGGACATGGGAGGCGCCGGGGACAAGATCGAGCTGGACTGGGTGCGACTGGTCGGGAAGTAG
- a CDS encoding DUF202 domain-containing protein, translated as MTDQPEAQKDVGTQLAQERTDLAVMRTRLALERTLDAWVRTALSMISFGFTIAKFLQQMQEKLPGPVERPHAGRNIGLALAIMGTLGMVLAIYQHVRAYHELGLHPLQRPISASLIVAFFIVLLGLLVFLGIAMQTGPF; from the coding sequence GTGACGGATCAGCCTGAGGCGCAGAAGGATGTGGGCACGCAACTGGCCCAGGAGCGAACCGACCTGGCAGTGATGCGTACCCGGCTGGCGCTCGAGAGGACCCTGGATGCCTGGGTGCGGACCGCGCTGTCCATGATCAGTTTCGGCTTCACGATCGCCAAGTTCCTGCAGCAGATGCAGGAGAAGCTGCCCGGGCCGGTCGAGAGGCCTCACGCGGGACGCAACATTGGGCTGGCACTGGCGATCATGGGCACGCTGGGCATGGTGCTGGCTATCTATCAGCACGTCAGGGCCTACCACGAGTTGGGGTTGCACCCGCTCCAGCGCCCGATCTCAGCCAGCCTTATCGTCGCCTTCTTCATCGTCCTGCTGGGGCTCCTTGTGTTCCTGGGGATCGCGATGCAGACCGGCCCCTTCTGA
- a CDS encoding PEP-CTERM sorting domain-containing protein, whose protein sequence is MRAHRYPFGSDKTGVQASGRHMPGRHPHIHAATGRWVCVLAMIGVLGLASTGCASTVFNLYTLSTPHQTSATVKPGGSLDFLVQMLTTDNVGGIAFDVVLPQEGWTLQWHELSNYGWYENDTLWDTSVPADPTTPVSIVNSTYGGSGSPPDFHISTAYNPVGAEVTGTVTIVAFRLAFPDTTALGIYQIGLSGSEAANGAGTPYGNVTSGPSFNVNVVPEPGTLAFCAMGLVALLAWRRRRSVD, encoded by the coding sequence ATGAGAGCCCATCGGTATCCCTTCGGGTCAGATAAGACCGGAGTACAGGCCAGCGGGCGCCACATGCCCGGGCGGCATCCCCACATCCACGCTGCGACCGGGCGGTGGGTGTGTGTTCTGGCGATGATTGGTGTGCTCGGGCTCGCGTCAACAGGCTGCGCGTCGACGGTCTTCAACCTCTACACACTGAGCACGCCTCACCAGACGAGTGCGACAGTGAAGCCGGGCGGCAGCCTGGACTTCCTCGTACAGATGCTGACCACCGACAACGTCGGCGGCATCGCCTTCGATGTGGTTCTGCCGCAGGAGGGCTGGACGCTCCAGTGGCATGAGCTCAGCAACTACGGCTGGTACGAGAACGACACCCTATGGGACACCAGCGTGCCGGCCGACCCCACGACACCGGTAAGCATCGTCAACAGCACCTATGGGGGCTCCGGTTCGCCGCCGGATTTCCACATCAGCACTGCCTACAACCCGGTCGGGGCAGAGGTGACGGGGACCGTGACCATCGTGGCCTTCAGGCTCGCGTTTCCGGATACCACGGCTCTGGGCATATACCAGATCGGGCTCTCGGGCTCTGAGGCTGCGAACGGCGCAGGTACGCCCTACGGCAACGTCACTTCCGGCCCGTCTTTCAACGTGAACGTGGTGCCGGAGCCGGGGACTCTTGCCTTCTGCGCAATGGGCCTCGTCGCCCTTCTTGCCTGGCGACGGCGCCGCAGCGTCGACTAG
- a CDS encoding SUMF1/EgtB/PvdO family nonheme iron enzyme has protein sequence MNRLVVCAAVLALLLPVTQGLAQTTKPWQTPGTRAGEEIVGPNGAKMVWVPAREFTMGSVDGPADEKPAHRVRISKGFWLGKTAVTLGQWKRYCRESGVPLKEEILSPTDDYPMDGLSWVDVRKYCRFYGLAMPTEAQWEYAARGSEGRTYPWGNWWDKNLCCNDDNVGPDGYTCPAGSYPKGVSWCGALDMAGNLSTWCADWYSETYYASSPSADPTGPEKGTERVERGGYCWGDADECRSARRFGDDPTNDGGSGSARPCFTPVGTQG, from the coding sequence ATGAACCGCCTGGTAGTGTGTGCCGCCGTCCTTGCCCTTCTCCTCCCTGTGACACAAGGTCTAGCGCAGACGACCAAGCCCTGGCAGACGCCGGGAACGCGAGCCGGGGAGGAGATCGTCGGGCCGAACGGGGCCAAGATGGTGTGGGTGCCGGCACGGGAGTTCACCATGGGCTCCGTCGACGGCCCTGCAGACGAGAAGCCAGCGCACCGCGTACGAATCAGCAAGGGCTTCTGGCTTGGCAAGACCGCGGTGACCCTCGGGCAATGGAAGCGGTACTGCCGCGAATCGGGCGTGCCTCTCAAAGAGGAGATCCTGTCACCCACCGACGACTACCCGATGGACGGCCTGAGCTGGGTTGACGTGCGCAAGTACTGCCGGTTCTACGGGCTGGCCATGCCGACCGAGGCACAGTGGGAGTATGCGGCTCGAGGGTCGGAAGGTCGGACCTACCCCTGGGGCAACTGGTGGGACAAGAACCTCTGCTGCAACGATGACAACGTGGGGCCCGACGGCTACACCTGCCCGGCTGGCAGCTACCCGAAGGGGGTCAGCTGGTGCGGCGCGCTGGACATGGCAGGGAATCTGTCGACCTGGTGCGCAGACTGGTACTCGGAGACGTACTACGCAAGCTCCCCCAGCGCAGACCCCACGGGACCGGAGAAGGGTACTGAGCGCGTGGAGCGAGGTGGCTACTGCTGGGGTGACGCCGACGAGTGCCGCTCCGCGAGGCGGTTCGGCGACGACCCCACCAACGACGGTGGCTCAGGCTCTGCGCGTCCCTGCTTCACACCCGTCGGAACGCAGGGCTGA